In Desulfovermiculus halophilus DSM 18834, the DNA window TCCGATACATGAGATGGCTGTGCCTGAGGTGTGGCTTTTTCTCCGACCAGATCGACATGCTGGAGGTCAATGCTCAAGATATAATCAGTGGTTCCCTGGTCACGTTTGATGTCAAATCCCAGTTTTTTGCCTAAAGCCCGCATTTGAGTGTTGCCGGACAGGACACATCCCCAGACCCTTTGCAATCCTCGTTCCTGGGCAATGGTCAGGCAGGTTTTGAGCAGAGCCGCTCCGATGCCCTGACCCTGCCACGAGTCGCTGACCAATACGGCAAACTCACCGCTGTTGGCATGGTGCTCCTTGATCACCCTGGCCGCTCCCAGCATTTCTTCTCCGCCCTCTGATTCGTGGAGGGCGACCAAGGCAATTTCCCGATCATAGTCAATCTGGGTGAAGCGGACGAGCATGTCTTTAGGAAGCTGTTTCAAGGGACGGAAAAAACGGAAGTACACGGTTTGCTGGGAGAGGGTCTTGAAGAAATCGGTGAGCAGAGGGGCATCTTCAGGTTTGATGGGACGGATAAAGATGTCCAGCCCGTTCTTGGTCGTGGCATAGCTTTCATATTGGTTGGGGTAGGCGCTAATAACCAGATGAAACGGGGTGGGCACCGCTGGTTCTGGATTGAGAACCACCCTGGCGTCCAGGGCTATAATTTCTTGGCCCATGCAGATAAGGGGGTTGATATCCAGCTCCTCGATGTATGCAAAGTCGGAGACCAGATGGGCCAAGCGGATCATGGCCTCTTCCAGGGCCAGGGAGTTTGCAGCCGGGATACTTCGATATCCCTGAAGCAGACGATACAGCCTGGTCTGCTTCATCATCTTCTTGGCCAGCAGACGGTTGAGGGGCGGCAAGCCAATGGATCGGTCCTGGTAGATTTCGGTGAAGATCCCGCCCATGCCGAAGATGATAATCGGCCCGAAGTCCTGATCTTTTCTGGCTCCTAAGATGATCTCGTAATCCGGCTTGGGGAGCATTCGCTGCACAGTAACCCCCTCAATGCAGGCCCTGGGGTTGTAATGTGCAGCACTGGCCAGTATATCCTTGTATCCTTCCACCACTTCTGCATCGTTTCGAAGATTAAGCTGGACGCCTTTTGCTTCGCTTTTGTGCAGGATGTCCTTGGACTGAATCTTGAGGACCACCGGATATCCGATTTCCCGAGCCAGGTGCACAGCTTCGGACGAACTCTGGGCCAATCTGGTTGTATTGACCGGAAGACCATAGGCGGCCAGCAAGTGCTTGGCTTCGAGTTCAGTCAAGTAGGGAGTGCGGCTTTCGCATCCTGTGCGGATGATTTCCTCGGCCTTTTTCGGGTCAACATCCAGCTTGCGGGGGAGCTTGGGAGGGACTTCCTGGATTGCTTCCAGGTTTTGGTCGTAGCGATAGAGGTCCATAAAGGCCCGGACTGCCCGTTCAGCAGTGTCAAAGGTGGGGATGTTGGCATTGTGAAAGACGCGTCTGGCCTGGACGCTTTCCTCGCCCCCGATCCAGGCCGTGAATACAGGGAACTTGGTGCCGGCAAAGACGTCGACCAGCTCTTCGGCCACATGCAGAGGCTTGGATATGGCTTGCGGGACATGGATGCACAGCAACCCTTTGACCTCTTCTGCATGCATCAGGACTTCCGCAGTCCGACGATAGCGTTCCGGGGAAGCATCGCCCAGGATGTCCACAGGGTTGCTTCGGCTCCAGTGCTCAGGCAGGACCTGATTGAGCTTGTCAATTGTCTCCGGGTACAGCTGGGCAGGCTCCAGTCCATAATCGGCCAAGGCATCTATAGCGATGACCCCAAGTCCCCCGGCATTGGTCACAATAGCCAGCCTGGGGCTTGGGGGTCTGGGCTGCTTGGCTAAAAGCTCTGCACAGTCGAAGAGTTCTTCGAACGTCTTGACCCGGACGATGCCCACCCGCTCAAAGGCGGCGTCGTACACTGCGTCCACCCCGGTCATGGCTCCGGTATGGGATCTGGCCGCCCGGGCTCCGGCCTCGCTGCGCCCGGACTTGAGGACGACAATCGGCTTGACCCGGGCCACGGAGCGGGCTGCACTCATGAACTTGCGGAAGTTGGACAGGCTCTCCACATACATGACGATGCTGGAGACATAGGAACGGGTGCCCAAAAAATCGATCATGTCCCCGATGTCCACATCCAGCATGGAACCCAGGCTGGCGATATAGCTGAACCCAATACTGTTCCGCCTGGCCATGTCCATAATGGTTGTGCATATGGCCCCGCTTTGGGAGATAAAGGCCAGTTTTCCGGACAGCGGGGTCTGGTTGGCGAAGGTTGTATTCAACCTGGCAGTGGTGTTGACGATCCCCAAGCAGTTGGGGCCGATGATCCGTACGCCGCCGTTGGCGGCCGCGCACCTGATCTTGCTTTCGATCTCCAG includes these proteins:
- a CDS encoding bifunctional acetate--CoA ligase family protein/GNAT family N-acetyltransferase codes for the protein MSIFNLDRVFAPKSVAVIGATEREGSVGRTVLQNLQQAKFPGTIYPVNPRRSTVLGLRSVPAVQDIADGIDLAVITIPIAQAPEAIEQCAAVNCAGAVILSSGGKELGHKGLEIESKIRCAAANGGVRIIGPNCLGIVNTTARLNTTFANQTPLSGKLAFISQSGAICTTIMDMARRNSIGFSYIASLGSMLDVDIGDMIDFLGTRSYVSSIVMYVESLSNFRKFMSAARSVARVKPIVVLKSGRSEAGARAARSHTGAMTGVDAVYDAAFERVGIVRVKTFEELFDCAELLAKQPRPPSPRLAIVTNAGGLGVIAIDALADYGLEPAQLYPETIDKLNQVLPEHWSRSNPVDILGDASPERYRRTAEVLMHAEEVKGLLCIHVPQAISKPLHVAEELVDVFAGTKFPVFTAWIGGEESVQARRVFHNANIPTFDTAERAVRAFMDLYRYDQNLEAIQEVPPKLPRKLDVDPKKAEEIIRTGCESRTPYLTELEAKHLLAAYGLPVNTTRLAQSSSEAVHLAREIGYPVVLKIQSKDILHKSEAKGVQLNLRNDAEVVEGYKDILASAAHYNPRACIEGVTVQRMLPKPDYEIILGARKDQDFGPIIIFGMGGIFTEIYQDRSIGLPPLNRLLAKKMMKQTRLYRLLQGYRSIPAANSLALEEAMIRLAHLVSDFAYIEELDINPLICMGQEIIALDARVVLNPEPAVPTPFHLVISAYPNQYESYATTKNGLDIFIRPIKPEDAPLLTDFFKTLSQQTVYFRFFRPLKQLPKDMLVRFTQIDYDREIALVALHESEGGEEMLGAARVIKEHHANSGEFAVLVSDSWQGQGIGAALLKTCLTIAQERGLQRVWGCVLSGNTQMRALGKKLGFDIKRDQGTTDYILSIDLQHVDLVGEKATPQAQPSHVSDLRT